A single region of the Aeromicrobium chenweiae genome encodes:
- the murG gene encoding undecaprenyldiphospho-muramoylpentapeptide beta-N-acetylglucosaminyltransferase codes for MRVLLAGGGTAGHTSPLLATAAVLADAGAEITCLGTPRGLEVTLIPQAGYPLELVPPVPMPRRPGKAMLQVPGRLRAAVKATGEVVDRVRPDVIVGFGGYVSVPAYLVARRRHLPLVVHEGNAIPGIANKLGARFTEHVATSFPDTDLRHGRYIGLPIRREISTLDRTALRAEARAFFGLDADRPTLLITGGSQGARRINQALAASARDLADAGVQVLHAAGRPDEVPVQGREGDPPYVVVPFIDRMDLAYAAADLIVCRSGANTVTEVAAVGLPAAFVPLPIGNGEQAHNAHPVVQAGGALLIDDGALTPTWIDNVVIPLVSDRERLTAMSEAASGIVRRDADVRLAEMIQAAAGA; via the coding sequence GTGCGCGTGCTGCTCGCCGGCGGTGGTACCGCCGGCCACACCTCGCCGTTGCTGGCCACCGCGGCCGTGCTGGCTGACGCCGGCGCCGAGATCACCTGTCTCGGCACGCCGCGTGGCCTCGAGGTGACGTTGATCCCGCAGGCGGGCTACCCGCTCGAGCTGGTGCCCCCGGTGCCGATGCCGCGCCGCCCGGGCAAGGCGATGCTGCAGGTCCCGGGGCGGCTCCGGGCCGCCGTGAAGGCGACCGGCGAGGTGGTCGACCGCGTCCGTCCCGACGTCATCGTCGGCTTCGGCGGCTACGTGTCGGTGCCGGCGTACCTCGTCGCGCGACGTCGCCATCTGCCGCTCGTCGTGCACGAGGGCAACGCGATCCCGGGCATCGCCAACAAGCTGGGCGCCCGGTTCACCGAACACGTGGCGACCAGCTTCCCCGACACCGACCTGCGGCACGGGCGCTACATCGGCCTGCCGATCCGCCGCGAGATCTCCACGCTCGACCGCACCGCGCTGCGCGCGGAGGCCCGCGCCTTCTTCGGGCTCGACGCCGACCGTCCGACCCTGCTGATCACCGGGGGCTCGCAGGGGGCCCGGCGCATCAACCAGGCGCTGGCCGCGTCGGCGCGCGATCTGGCCGACGCCGGGGTGCAGGTGCTGCACGCCGCGGGTCGTCCCGACGAGGTCCCGGTGCAGGGGCGCGAGGGCGATCCGCCGTACGTCGTGGTGCCCTTCATCGACCGCATGGACCTGGCCTACGCCGCCGCGGACCTGATCGTGTGCCGCTCGGGCGCCAACACCGTCACCGAGGTCGCCGCGGTCGGTCTGCCGGCAGCGTTCGTCCCGTTGCCCATCGGCAACGGCGAGCAGGCCCACAACGCCCATCCCGTCGTGCAGGCCGGGGGAGCGCTGCTCATCGACGACGGCGCCCTCACCCCGACCTGGATCGACAACGTGGTCATCCCGCTGGTGTCCGACCGGGAGCGACTGACCGCGATGTCGGAGGCGGCCTCGGGCATCGTCCGGCGCGACGCCGACGTGCGGCTCGCCGAGATGATCCAGGCGGCTGCGGGCGCATGA
- the mraY gene encoding phospho-N-acetylmuramoyl-pentapeptide-transferase, with the protein MKAILIAGALSLLVTLIGTRFAISVLVKQGYGQLIRDDGPTSHHTKRGTPTMGGLVVIIAVLIGYFVAKLATQTAPSASALLLLFLFVGLGAIGFLDDFIKVSKQRSLGLRSKAKLIGQTVIGLIFACLAIGWEDDAGRTPITHYFSFTRDFDSWRLPTILLVLWVLVLVAGASNGVNLTDGLDGLATGAAMMVFGAYVFINIWQSNQNCANNPGIKCYEVRDPLDLAVVAAALTGACFGFLWWNASPAKIFMGDTGSLSLGGAMAGFALMTRTELLLVIIGGLFVAITMSVILQVGWFKLSGGKRIFRMAPLQHHFELLGWAEITIVVRFWIISGLCVATGLGIFYSEWVTGV; encoded by the coding sequence ATGAAGGCAATCCTGATCGCGGGAGCGCTGTCGCTGCTGGTCACCCTCATCGGGACCAGGTTCGCGATCTCCGTCCTCGTCAAGCAGGGCTACGGCCAGCTCATCCGCGACGACGGGCCGACCTCCCACCACACCAAGCGCGGCACCCCCACGATGGGCGGCCTCGTGGTGATCATCGCGGTCCTCATCGGCTACTTCGTGGCCAAGCTCGCGACGCAGACCGCCCCGAGCGCCTCGGCGCTGCTGCTGCTGTTCTTGTTCGTGGGCCTGGGGGCCATCGGCTTCCTCGACGACTTCATCAAGGTCTCCAAGCAGCGCAGCCTGGGTCTGCGCAGCAAGGCCAAGCTCATCGGGCAGACCGTCATCGGGCTGATCTTCGCGTGCCTGGCCATCGGCTGGGAGGACGACGCGGGTCGCACGCCCATCACGCACTACTTCTCGTTCACCCGCGACTTCGACTCCTGGCGCCTGCCGACGATCCTGCTGGTGCTGTGGGTCCTCGTGCTCGTGGCCGGTGCCAGCAACGGCGTGAACCTCACCGACGGGCTCGACGGTCTCGCGACCGGCGCCGCGATGATGGTCTTCGGCGCGTACGTCTTCATCAACATCTGGCAGAGCAACCAGAACTGCGCCAACAACCCCGGCATCAAGTGCTACGAGGTGCGTGACCCGCTCGACCTCGCCGTGGTGGCGGCGGCGCTGACGGGTGCGTGCTTCGGCTTCCTGTGGTGGAACGCGTCACCGGCCAAGATCTTCATGGGTGACACCGGGTCGCTGTCGCTCGGCGGCGCGATGGCCGGCTTCGCCCTGATGACCCGCACCGAGCTGCTGCTGGTCATCATCGGCGGCCTGTTCGTCGCGATCACGATGTCGGTGATCCTGCAGGTCGGCTGGTTCAAGCTGTCCGGCGGCAAGCGGATCTTCCGCATGGCGCCACTGCAACACCACTTCGAGCTGCTGGGGTGGGCGGAGATCACGATCGTCGTCCGCTTCTGGATCATCAGCGGACTGTGCGTCGCGACCGGTCTCGGCATCTTCTACAGCGAGTGGGTCACGGGCGTATGA
- a CDS encoding peptidoglycan D,D-transpeptidase FtsI family protein has product MTANQLLTRRRLRVCLVLVVVIFSLFGARLFQIQGLDASAYAAKAVASGTQKKVDPAPRGAILDRNGEELATSVDGLTLIADPKMTVENAPQIARVLREKLGDKIDYFDTIDKLRTPKSRYVQLIRDLPKWTADKALAALDKARLPGVFTEKETLRTYPGGRLAANLLGYTNAAGEGVAGIEQQYDKILTGTDGSSTYEVSPTGQRIPMADSTVKEMVPGRDVQTTIDRDLQWYADQRLADAVQESSADWGLAVTMDVKTCQIVQMSQAPTFDADTRTGMTDDRTVSRGVQHVYEPGSVMKTVTMAALADQGKIAADTPIVVPPKMTIDRFPIGDYWQHGTLRLTAAGVIAKSSNLGTIVAAQQMSNTTMHAYLSKFGFGQKTGVSLPGESKGILTDGSGWTKANHATISFGQGISVTAMQMMRAVGAIANAGKMCEPSVVTSTIDEEGNKVPVSTGATKRIVSKDAASAVTRMMEAVTAPDGTAPAAAIKGYRVAGKTGTAWRVDPTTGRYIRGQNTVSFMGFAPADNPRFLTYIVLDKPVSSAGGGSTAAPVFHDVMSMALERFGVAPSGSKSPKVAQDW; this is encoded by the coding sequence ATGACCGCCAACCAGCTGCTGACCCGCCGCCGGCTGCGGGTGTGCCTGGTGCTCGTGGTCGTGATCTTCAGCCTCTTCGGCGCCCGGCTGTTCCAGATCCAGGGCCTCGACGCCAGCGCGTACGCCGCCAAGGCCGTCGCGTCGGGCACGCAGAAGAAGGTCGACCCCGCCCCGCGCGGCGCGATCCTCGACCGCAACGGCGAGGAGCTCGCGACGAGCGTCGACGGCCTGACCCTCATCGCCGACCCCAAGATGACGGTCGAGAACGCACCGCAGATCGCACGGGTCCTGCGCGAGAAGCTCGGCGACAAGATCGACTACTTCGACACGATCGACAAGCTCCGGACGCCGAAGTCGCGGTACGTCCAGCTCATCCGCGACCTGCCCAAGTGGACGGCGGACAAGGCACTCGCCGCCCTCGACAAGGCCCGGCTGCCGGGTGTCTTCACCGAGAAGGAGACCCTGCGGACCTACCCCGGCGGTCGCCTGGCCGCCAACCTGCTCGGCTACACCAACGCCGCCGGCGAGGGCGTCGCGGGCATCGAGCAGCAGTACGACAAGATCCTCACCGGCACCGACGGCTCCAGCACGTACGAGGTGTCGCCGACCGGCCAGCGCATCCCGATGGCCGACAGCACGGTCAAGGAGATGGTGCCCGGCCGCGACGTGCAGACCACGATCGACCGCGACCTGCAGTGGTACGCCGACCAGCGCCTCGCCGACGCGGTCCAGGAGTCCAGCGCGGACTGGGGCCTCGCCGTCACGATGGACGTCAAGACCTGCCAGATCGTGCAGATGTCCCAGGCCCCGACGTTCGACGCGGACACCCGCACCGGGATGACCGACGACCGGACCGTCTCACGCGGCGTGCAGCACGTCTACGAGCCCGGCAGCGTCATGAAGACCGTGACGATGGCGGCGCTCGCCGACCAGGGCAAGATCGCCGCCGACACCCCCATCGTGGTCCCGCCGAAGATGACCATCGACCGGTTCCCGATCGGCGACTACTGGCAGCACGGCACCCTCCGGCTGACCGCGGCAGGTGTCATCGCGAAGTCCTCGAACCTCGGCACGATCGTCGCGGCGCAGCAGATGAGCAACACGACGATGCACGCGTACCTCAGCAAGTTCGGCTTCGGCCAGAAGACCGGCGTCAGCCTGCCCGGCGAGTCCAAGGGCATCCTGACCGACGGCTCCGGCTGGACCAAGGCCAACCACGCGACCATCTCGTTCGGCCAGGGCATCTCCGTCACGGCCATGCAGATGATGCGCGCGGTCGGCGCCATCGCGAACGCCGGCAAGATGTGCGAGCCGTCCGTCGTCACCTCGACGATCGACGAGGAGGGCAACAAGGTCCCCGTCTCGACAGGTGCGACCAAGCGCATCGTCTCCAAGGACGCCGCGTCCGCCGTCACCCGCATGATGGAGGCCGTCACCGCACCGGACGGCACCGCACCCGCCGCCGCGATCAAGGGCTACCGGGTCGCCGGCAAGACCGGCACCGCCTGGCGCGTCGACCCCACCACAGGGCGCTACATCCGCGGCCAGAACACCGTCTCCTTCATGGGCTTCGCCCCGGCGGACAACCCGCGCTTCCTGACGTACATCGTGCTCGACAAGCCGGTCAGCAGCGCCGGCGGCGGCTCCACCGCGGCGCCGGTCTTCCACGACGTCATGTCCATGGCGCTCGAGCGCTTCGGCGTCGCCCCCAGCGGCTCGAAGAGCCCGAAGGTCGCGCAGGATTGGTAA
- the murD gene encoding UDP-N-acetylmuramoyl-L-alanine--D-glutamate ligase: protein MSVDLSALGRETSWEGVRAAVGGLGVSGFAAADTLQHLGADVIAFDDGDSDALREKATLLEILGVDVRLGPGSTDTFPEGIDLFVTSPGWAPSTPMLAEAAARAVPVWGEVELAWRLRGEGGAPWLTVTGTNGKTTTVQMLESILRAQGLNALAVGNVGTPVLEAVMNPEPFDVLAVELSSYQLHWSQSISARASTVLNLAPDHIDWHGGLDAYTADKGRIYHNTQVACVYNVEDPVTERLVEEADVIEGCRAIGFTLGIPAPGMIGLVDDAIADRAFIAGRASSAAELGSVHDIGLDAHGDRDRVPPPHMVANALAAAALARAHGVEPRAVRDGLRAFTPDAHRIADAGDVGGVHFVDDSKATNPHAAQASLRGVEHAVWIAGGLAKGATFDELVLSVRDRLRGVVLIGADRALIAEALRRHAPDVPVVEVDSGETDPMDRVVEVAASLAREGDTVLLAPGCASMDQFANYAARGDSFVAAVRRLRDRS, encoded by the coding sequence ATGAGCGTGGACCTGTCGGCGCTGGGACGCGAGACCTCGTGGGAGGGCGTGCGCGCCGCCGTGGGCGGGCTCGGCGTGAGCGGCTTCGCCGCGGCGGACACCCTCCAGCACCTGGGCGCCGACGTCATCGCGTTCGACGACGGCGACAGCGACGCGCTGCGCGAGAAGGCCACGCTGCTGGAGATCCTCGGCGTCGACGTGCGCCTCGGCCCGGGCTCCACCGACACGTTCCCCGAGGGCATCGACCTGTTCGTGACGTCGCCGGGCTGGGCGCCGAGCACGCCGATGCTGGCCGAGGCCGCTGCCCGGGCCGTCCCGGTGTGGGGCGAGGTCGAGCTGGCCTGGCGCCTGCGCGGCGAGGGTGGCGCCCCGTGGCTGACCGTGACCGGCACCAACGGCAAGACCACGACCGTCCAGATGCTCGAGTCGATCCTGCGTGCGCAGGGGCTCAACGCGCTGGCGGTCGGCAACGTCGGCACGCCCGTGCTCGAGGCGGTCATGAACCCCGAGCCCTTCGACGTCCTCGCGGTCGAGCTGTCCAGCTACCAGCTGCACTGGAGCCAGTCGATCTCCGCACGGGCCAGTACGGTGCTCAACCTCGCGCCGGACCACATCGACTGGCACGGCGGGCTCGATGCCTACACGGCCGACAAGGGCCGCATCTACCACAACACCCAGGTCGCCTGCGTCTACAACGTCGAGGACCCGGTGACCGAGCGCCTCGTGGAGGAGGCCGACGTCATCGAGGGCTGCCGCGCGATCGGCTTCACCCTCGGGATCCCCGCCCCCGGCATGATCGGCCTGGTCGACGACGCGATCGCCGACCGCGCGTTCATCGCCGGCCGGGCCTCGAGCGCCGCAGAGCTCGGCAGCGTCCACGACATCGGTCTCGACGCCCACGGTGACCGCGACCGGGTGCCGCCGCCCCACATGGTGGCCAACGCCCTCGCCGCCGCGGCGCTGGCCCGCGCGCACGGCGTCGAGCCCCGCGCCGTCCGTGACGGCCTCCGCGCGTTCACCCCCGACGCCCATCGCATCGCCGACGCCGGCGACGTCGGGGGAGTGCACTTCGTCGACGACTCCAAGGCCACCAACCCGCACGCCGCCCAGGCCTCGCTGCGCGGGGTCGAGCACGCGGTGTGGATCGCCGGCGGGCTGGCGAAGGGGGCCACGTTCGACGAGCTCGTGCTGTCGGTGCGCGACCGCCTCCGTGGCGTCGTCCTGATCGGGGCGGACCGCGCGCTGATCGCCGAGGCGTTGCGCCGACACGCCCCTGACGTCCCCGTCGTGGAGGTCGACTCGGGCGAGACTGATCCCATGGATCGCGTCGTCGAGGTCGCGGCATCGCTCGCCCGTGAGGGTGACACGGTGCTGCTGGCCCCGGGGTGCGCGTCCATGGACCAGTTCGCCAACTACGCCGCGCGCGGGGACAGCTTCGTCGCCGCCGTGCGCCGGTTGCGCGACCGGTCCTGA
- a CDS encoding UDP-N-acetylmuramoyl-L-alanyl-D-glutamate--2,6-diaminopimelate ligase: MRVRPSTTPRWTLGELAALVGSEASGEAVVTGIALNTAQVLPGDLYAALPGARAHGATYTTVARDNGAVAVLTDAEGAALVGDLLPVVVVDEPRRRIAALSAAFYEHPSESFTTVGITGTQGKTTTTYLAEAAMGDRQSAVVGTIGTRITKVPAPSALTTPEAPQLQALFAVMREERVELCAMEVSSHALVQGRVDGFTFDVAVFLNLGRDHLDFHRDLEDYFLAKAALFTPEHARHAVINVDDAHGRRLRELTPLPVTTFSTDGNPADWRAVNIRPHRLGTDLEVLGPDDLAVDLSVPLPGVFNVSNALAVIAALTTAGRDPHELAAGIAASPGVPGRMERVEAGQPFTAIVDYAHKPDALAAVLTALRPVTAGRLIVVVGAGGDRDHGKRPLMGEISARYADVVIVTDDNPRTEPPAAIRAAVLEGAAAGPGVVVEVPGRREAIAHAVAMAHVGDTVVVAGKGHERGQEIDGVVHTFDDRDVLTELIGGAS; encoded by the coding sequence ATGCGGGTACGGCCTTCCACGACGCCCCGCTGGACCCTCGGTGAGCTTGCCGCCCTGGTCGGGTCCGAGGCCTCCGGGGAAGCCGTCGTGACCGGCATCGCCCTCAACACCGCGCAGGTCCTCCCCGGCGACCTGTACGCCGCCCTCCCCGGCGCCAGGGCCCACGGCGCGACGTACACGACGGTCGCCCGCGACAACGGCGCCGTCGCGGTGCTGACCGATGCCGAGGGTGCCGCCCTCGTCGGCGACCTGCTGCCCGTCGTCGTCGTGGACGAGCCGCGCCGCCGGATCGCCGCGCTCAGTGCGGCGTTCTACGAGCACCCGTCGGAGTCCTTCACGACCGTGGGCATCACCGGCACCCAGGGCAAGACCACCACGACCTACCTCGCCGAGGCCGCGATGGGCGACCGCCAGTCCGCCGTCGTCGGCACGATCGGCACCCGGATCACGAAGGTCCCCGCCCCCTCCGCCCTCACCACGCCCGAGGCGCCACAGCTGCAGGCCCTGTTCGCCGTCATGCGCGAGGAGCGCGTCGAGCTCTGCGCGATGGAGGTCTCCAGCCACGCGCTCGTGCAGGGCCGGGTCGACGGGTTCACGTTCGACGTCGCGGTCTTCCTCAACCTCGGACGCGACCACCTCGACTTCCACCGTGACCTCGAGGACTACTTCCTCGCCAAGGCCGCGCTGTTCACGCCCGAGCACGCCCGCCACGCGGTCATCAACGTCGACGACGCCCACGGGCGCCGTCTGCGCGAGCTGACCCCGCTGCCCGTCACGACGTTCTCGACCGACGGCAACCCCGCCGACTGGCGCGCGGTCAACATCCGCCCGCACCGGCTGGGCACGGACCTCGAGGTGCTCGGCCCGGACGATCTCGCGGTGGACCTGTCGGTGCCGCTGCCAGGTGTCTTCAACGTCTCCAACGCGCTCGCGGTGATCGCCGCCCTGACGACCGCCGGTCGCGACCCGCACGAGCTGGCCGCGGGCATCGCCGCGAGCCCGGGGGTCCCCGGACGCATGGAGCGCGTCGAGGCCGGCCAGCCGTTCACCGCGATCGTGGACTACGCCCACAAGCCCGACGCGCTCGCCGCCGTGCTGACCGCGCTGCGGCCCGTCACGGCCGGCCGCCTGATCGTCGTCGTCGGGGCCGGGGGAGACCGCGACCACGGCAAGCGGCCGCTCATGGGCGAGATCTCCGCCCGGTACGCCGACGTCGTGATCGTCACTGACGACAACCCCCGCACCGAGCCCCCCGCCGCGATCCGCGCCGCAGTGCTGGAGGGGGCCGCCGCCGGACCCGGCGTCGTCGTCGAGGTGCCCGGCCGGCGCGAGGCCATCGCCCACGCGGTGGCCATGGCGCACGTGGGCGACACCGTCGTCGTCGCCGGCAAGGGGCACGAGCGCGGTCAGGAGATCGACGGCGTCGTGCACACGTTCGACGACCGGGACGTGCTGACCGAGCTGATCGGTGGCGCCTCATGA
- a CDS encoding UDP-N-acetylmuramoyl-tripeptide--D-alanyl-D-alanine ligase, producing MIPMTVQEIADVTGGTVCGDGSVVVDGPAFVDSRRVEPGGLFAAIAGENVDGHQYAVGAVESGAAAVLGSRETGVTTVVVPDVTRALADLARHVLAELEDVVVFAMTGSSGKTSVKDLLAHVLAPDGVTVATAGNFNNELGVPLTVLRVDELTRYLVVEMGARTVGDITALCAIAPPDVGMVLNVGHAHVGEFGSVERIAQAKGEMAEAVGADGVVVLNADDPLVSAMAARTEATVTTFGRAGDVGVGEISVDADGYPHFSLTHHGRTVQTHVPLIGSYQALNAAAAATAALAIGVDLPTVAERLATARPASPMRMDRQVRGDGLVVINDAYNANPESMEAALRAVAAIGHDRAVAVLGEMLELGDDSEAEHVRIGRVAAELGFRRVVVVGDGAAGIVRGAGDLAEQVPDVDVAVRTLSASLSGDEVVLVKASRGERLERVAHALLQA from the coding sequence ATGATCCCGATGACCGTGCAGGAGATCGCGGACGTCACCGGCGGCACCGTCTGCGGCGACGGGTCGGTCGTGGTCGACGGACCCGCGTTCGTCGACTCGCGCCGGGTCGAGCCCGGTGGGCTCTTCGCCGCCATCGCGGGCGAGAACGTCGACGGCCACCAGTACGCCGTCGGTGCGGTCGAGTCCGGTGCGGCTGCCGTCCTCGGCTCGCGCGAGACCGGCGTGACGACCGTCGTGGTCCCCGACGTCACACGGGCGCTGGCCGATCTCGCCCGGCACGTGCTCGCCGAGCTGGAGGACGTCGTGGTCTTCGCGATGACCGGGTCCAGCGGCAAGACCAGCGTCAAGGACCTCCTGGCCCACGTCCTGGCGCCGGACGGCGTCACCGTCGCGACGGCGGGCAACTTCAACAACGAGCTCGGCGTGCCCCTCACGGTGCTGCGCGTCGACGAGCTGACCCGGTACCTCGTGGTCGAGATGGGCGCCCGGACGGTCGGCGACATCACCGCGCTGTGCGCGATCGCGCCCCCGGACGTCGGCATGGTGCTGAACGTCGGGCACGCGCACGTCGGGGAGTTCGGGTCCGTCGAGAGGATCGCCCAGGCCAAGGGCGAGATGGCCGAGGCGGTCGGCGCCGACGGCGTCGTCGTCCTCAACGCCGACGACCCCCTGGTGTCCGCGATGGCGGCACGCACCGAGGCCACCGTGACGACCTTCGGCCGGGCCGGCGACGTCGGCGTGGGCGAGATCAGCGTCGACGCGGACGGGTACCCGCACTTCTCCCTGACCCACCACGGCCGCACGGTCCAGACGCACGTCCCGCTGATCGGCAGCTACCAGGCGCTCAACGCGGCCGCGGCCGCGACGGCGGCCCTGGCGATCGGTGTCGACCTCCCCACCGTCGCCGAGCGACTGGCGACCGCACGCCCGGCGTCCCCGATGCGGATGGACCGACAGGTGCGGGGCGACGGCCTGGTCGTCATCAACGACGCGTACAACGCCAACCCCGAGTCGATGGAGGCCGCGCTGCGCGCGGTGGCTGCCATCGGCCACGACCGCGCGGTCGCCGTGCTCGGCGAGATGCTCGAGCTCGGGGACGACAGCGAGGCCGAGCACGTCCGCATCGGGCGGGTCGCGGCGGAGCTGGGGTTCCGCCGGGTCGTCGTCGTGGGGGACGGGGCGGCCGGCATCGTCCGGGGTGCGGGGGATCTCGCCGAGCAGGTGCCCGATGTCGATGTGGCGGTTCGCACACTCTCCGCGAGCCTGTCGGGGGACGAGGTCGTACTTGTGAAAGCATCGAGGGGCGAACGACTCGAACGGGTCGCGCACGCACTGCTGCAGGCCTGA
- the ftsW gene encoding putative lipid II flippase FtsW produces MSTTDDRRTPAIVEAARRTLERPLASYQLVLGATALLLGLGLIMVLSASSVFALVNYGNSFSIVLRQMIFAVLGVIGAIIAARMPLPLLRRFIVPFLAVSVLLVMATFIPGVGLERNGNRNWLPLVGGFQLQPSEFAKLALVLWIADIYARRQKYLEIPRYVITPMVPVAGSIALLVVGQHDLGTALVLFALIIGMLWVAGLPRKQMGALLAVLFVGLVLAVAQSPHRVQRLLNFTNPEADPDSAGFQAIHGMMALARGGFWGVGLGGSRQKWGSLPEAHTDFILAVIGEEIGLVGALVVLGLFIVLGFAGLRIATRTKEPFVRYTAAGITIWIMIQAVINIGMVLGLLPVIGIPLPLISYGGSSLLVTLVALGILLNCATSEPGARRALQAGRANRKKGK; encoded by the coding sequence ATGAGCACGACGGACGATCGGCGGACCCCGGCCATCGTCGAGGCGGCTCGTCGTACGCTCGAGCGCCCGCTCGCGTCCTACCAGCTGGTGCTGGGCGCCACGGCGCTCCTGCTCGGCCTCGGACTCATCATGGTGCTGAGCGCGAGCTCGGTCTTCGCCCTGGTCAACTACGGCAACTCGTTCTCGATCGTCCTGCGCCAGATGATCTTCGCGGTGCTCGGCGTCATCGGCGCGATCATCGCCGCGCGGATGCCGCTGCCGCTGCTGCGCCGCTTCATCGTGCCGTTCCTGGCCGTCTCGGTGCTGCTCGTCATGGCCACGTTCATCCCCGGCGTGGGCCTGGAGCGCAACGGCAACCGCAACTGGCTGCCCCTGGTCGGTGGCTTCCAGCTGCAGCCCTCGGAGTTCGCGAAGCTGGCGCTCGTGCTGTGGATCGCGGACATCTACGCCCGCCGGCAGAAGTACCTGGAGATCCCGCGCTACGTCATCACCCCCATGGTCCCCGTCGCAGGCAGCATCGCGCTGCTCGTGGTCGGCCAGCACGACCTCGGCACGGCGCTGGTGCTGTTCGCCCTCATCATCGGCATGCTGTGGGTCGCCGGCCTCCCGCGCAAGCAGATGGGCGCCCTGCTGGCGGTGCTGTTCGTGGGCCTCGTGCTCGCGGTCGCGCAGTCCCCGCACCGCGTCCAGCGCCTGCTCAACTTCACCAACCCCGAGGCCGATCCCGACAGCGCCGGCTTCCAGGCCATCCACGGCATGATGGCGCTCGCCCGCGGCGGCTTCTGGGGCGTCGGTCTCGGCGGCAGCCGGCAGAAGTGGGGCTCGCTGCCCGAGGCCCACACGGACTTCATCCTCGCGGTGATCGGCGAGGAGATCGGTCTGGTCGGGGCACTGGTCGTGCTCGGGCTCTTCATCGTCCTCGGCTTCGCCGGCCTGCGGATCGCGACGCGCACGAAGGAGCCCTTCGTGCGCTACACCGCGGCCGGCATCACGATCTGGATCATGATCCAGGCCGTCATCAACATCGGCATGGTGCTGGGCCTGCTGCCGGTCATCGGCATCCCGTTGCCGCTCATCTCGTACGGTGGGTCGAGCCTGCTCGTCACCCTCGTGGCGCTGGGCATCCTGCTGAACTGCGCCACGTCCGAGCCCGGTGCCCGCCGGGCGCTCCAGGCCGGGCGCGCGAACCGCAAGAAGGGAAAGTAA